One Deltaproteobacteria bacterium DNA segment encodes these proteins:
- a CDS encoding tetratricopeptide repeat protein: MPCNEYSRLKFWPDRLGVLVFFAVFFMAASLAAETDGPPFKDPDDAIKFYTAEIIKNPENGVAFRERGLAWAKKKDEGKALSDFDTAVNINPRDYSALANRGMIWAARGFQDKAMADFTRAVWMNGGKDPEILFNRGLLWGDLGRNDKAKEDFSRAIAIRPSYGKAYLYRGRLLLEEDEIDKALEDFSLCVKHLPDDARGYFYRGLVFDRKGDFKAALSDLDKAIGLNSKQDRFYFHRGDVLAKSGDLKKALADFDRAIAMNRDFLRAFYRRGTVWAGMGRHDKALGDYTMSLSILSLARNLSGSMMETFLKTNDWIPETFYHRAISYEAEGLKKEALEDAGRAVFFNPDSPAYKELKERLSKQ, encoded by the coding sequence CGACGGACCGCCCTTTAAAGACCCCGACGACGCCATAAAATTCTATACGGCGGAAATTATCAAAAACCCGGAAAACGGCGTTGCTTTCCGGGAGCGCGGGCTTGCCTGGGCGAAGAAAAAGGATGAGGGAAAAGCCCTTTCGGATTTCGACACGGCGGTGAACATCAATCCCAGGGATTACTCCGCCCTGGCCAACCGTGGCATGATATGGGCCGCCAGGGGCTTCCAGGACAAGGCCATGGCCGACTTCACACGGGCGGTATGGATGAACGGGGGCAAGGACCCGGAAATCTTGTTCAACAGGGGCCTTTTGTGGGGGGATTTGGGGCGAAACGACAAGGCGAAAGAGGATTTCAGCCGGGCCATAGCCATAAGGCCCTCATACGGCAAGGCCTACCTTTACCGGGGAAGGCTTCTCCTTGAAGAGGATGAAATCGACAAGGCCCTGGAGGATTTCTCCCTGTGCGTCAAACACCTTCCCGATGACGCGAGGGGCTATTTTTACAGGGGCCTTGTGTTTGATCGCAAGGGGGATTTCAAGGCGGCCTTAAGCGACCTGGACAAGGCCATCGGGCTTAATTCCAAGCAGGACAGATTCTATTTCCACCGGGGAGACGTTCTGGCCAAGTCGGGCGACCTGAAAAAGGCTCTCGCCGACTTTGACCGGGCCATCGCCATGAACCGGGATTTCCTGCGGGCCTTTTACCGCCGGGGAACGGTATGGGCGGGCATGGGCCGCCACGACAAGGCCCTGGGGGACTACACCATGTCCCTTTCCATCCTGTCTCTGGCCCGCAACCTGAGCGGCTCCATGATGGAGACCTTTCTGAAAACCAACGATTGGATCCCGGAAACCTTCTACCACCGGGCCATTTCCTACGAGGCCGAGGGGCTTAAGAAGGAGGCTTTGGAAGACGCTGGCAGAGCCGTGTTTTTCAATCCCGACAGCCCGGCATACAAGGAGCTTAAAGAGAGGCTCTCGAAGCAGTAA
- the pgsA gene encoding CDP-diacylglycerol--glycerol-3-phosphate 3-phosphatidyltransferase has protein sequence MRQLPNLLTLGRIAATPGIVVLLFWPDNQLLCFIAALVFSAAAITDYLDGYYARRYAIVSTLGKFMDPLADKLLVIATLIMLTSVQRVEGWIVCVIVGRELAITGLRGIAAEKGVVIAAEKLGKWKTGFQIGALIPLLIHFTYLGISFHLLGIITLWVALFLTILSGMDYFRNFSRLMR, from the coding sequence ATGCGCCAGTTGCCCAACCTTCTCACGCTGGGCCGCATAGCCGCCACGCCCGGTATCGTGGTGCTGCTTTTCTGGCCCGACAACCAGCTGCTCTGTTTTATCGCGGCCCTGGTTTTCAGCGCGGCGGCCATTACGGATTACCTGGACGGCTACTATGCGCGGCGCTACGCCATCGTGTCCACCCTTGGGAAATTCATGGACCCTTTGGCGGACAAGCTCCTGGTGATCGCAACGCTCATAATGCTAACCTCCGTCCAGAGGGTGGAGGGCTGGATCGTATGCGTCATCGTGGGCCGTGAGCTGGCCATCACCGGGCTTCGGGGCATAGCCGCCGAAAAGGGCGTGGTGATCGCCGCCGAAAAGCTCGGCAAGTGGAAGACCGGGTTCCAGATCGGCGCTCTCATCCCCCTTCTGATCCACTTCACCTACCTGGGGATTTCCTTCCACCTTCTGGGCATAATAACCCTGTGGGTCGCCCTCTTTCTCACCATCCTTTCGGGGATGGACTACTTCAGAAACTTTTCCCGCCTGATGCGCTGA
- a CDS encoding prepilin-type N-terminal cleavage/methylation domain-containing protein, whose amino-acid sequence MRSVSAMPGTLGRPDGFTLMELVVVIVLISVMFAVVIPRLDLGGRVGGLEKTVRLVTAQLEARKREAVAQQKARFLVLDLDAQKIGQEAQEGEAGTGEKKADLTPFPEGVTITQVETPGKGTVRQGQVLIRVSKEGYVEQAAVQVSDKSRKLTLFFEPFLGGIRQVEGFAELDSQNT is encoded by the coding sequence GTGAGGTCCGTTTCCGCCATGCCCGGAACCTTGGGGAGGCCTGACGGTTTCACCCTCATGGAACTGGTGGTGGTGATCGTTCTCATTTCCGTCATGTTTGCGGTGGTCATACCAAGGCTTGACCTTGGGGGCAGGGTGGGCGGCCTGGAAAAGACCGTGCGGCTAGTAACGGCCCAGTTGGAGGCCCGGAAGCGGGAGGCCGTCGCGCAGCAAAAGGCCCGTTTCCTGGTATTGGACCTGGACGCCCAGAAAATCGGCCAGGAAGCCCAGGAAGGCGAGGCCGGGACCGGGGAAAAAAAAGCCGATCTCACTCCTTTTCCGGAGGGGGTGACCATAACCCAGGTGGAGACCCCGGGCAAGGGGACGGTCCGGCAGGGCCAGGTTTTGATCCGCGTGAGCAAGGAAGGCTACGTGGAGCAGGCGGCGGTGCAGGTTTCTGACAAATCCAGAAAGCTCACCCTTTTTTTCGAGCCCTTTCTGGGCGGCATAAGGCAGGTGGAGGGCTTCGCAGAACTGGACAGCCAGAACACGTAA